From a region of the Anaeromyxobacter sp. genome:
- a CDS encoding bifunctional aconitate hydratase 2/2-methylisocitrate dehydratase codes for MIEAYLKHEAERKTQGIPAKPLDPEQTRELVKLLVKPPKGKEQFLLGLLTDRVSPGVDPAAAVKAAFLADLVKGKQKSPLIDKKKAVELLGTMGGGFNVPPLVAALQVKGLADLAATALSRIIYVYDAFDEVAALAKAKNPAAKKVLESWAAAEWFTSRKGVPETITVKVFRVDGEINTDDFSPAGDAATRPDIPLHSLAMGKTKFPAGLATIAEYRAAGFEVAFVGDVVGTGSSRKSACNSVQWAIGEDIPFVPNKRNGGVIIGGVIAPIFFNTAEDSGALPINKADVSRLKMGDVVVVDTRQGQIRSQAGEVLSTFTLSPDSIRDEFQAGGRIPLIIGRALTERARKALKQGPATTFVVKSNPPAKKGQGYTLAQKMVGQACGLPGALPGWYVEPKMTTVGSQDTTGPMTADELKELACLKFQAPMVMQSFCHTAAYPKAADVKMHASLPAFVQARGGVALRPGDGVIHSWLNRLLLPDTVGTGGDSHTRFPIGISFPAGSGLVAFGAALGFMPLEMPKSVLVRFTGKLAPGITLRDVVNAIPLWAIKSGDLTVPKKGKKNIFNGAILEMEGLPDLTVEQAFELTDAAAERSAAAACVALSPKTIANYLRSNVALMKKMIADGYGDVAALEGRIAAVQKWLKKPEVLKADKHAEYQKVFEIDLGEITEPILACPNDPDDVKVLSEVAGTKIDDVFLGSCMTNIGHFRAAGEIWKGAKFNPAVRTWLCPPTRMDQQQLRDEAYFTTYSAIGARIETAGCSLCMGNQARVPDAVTVFSTSTRNFDDRMGAGAKVFLGSAELGAMAATMGKLPTKAEYFEAFNAKIAPRADKVYRYLQFDELPEYQPAGGKLRVVG; via the coding sequence GTGATCGAGGCGTACCTGAAGCACGAGGCGGAGCGGAAGACGCAGGGCATCCCGGCCAAGCCGCTCGATCCCGAGCAGACCCGGGAGCTGGTGAAGCTCCTCGTGAAGCCGCCCAAGGGCAAGGAGCAGTTCCTCCTCGGCCTGCTCACCGACCGGGTCTCCCCCGGCGTGGACCCCGCCGCCGCGGTCAAGGCCGCCTTCCTGGCCGACCTGGTCAAGGGCAAGCAGAAGAGCCCGCTCATCGACAAGAAGAAGGCCGTCGAGCTGCTCGGCACCATGGGCGGCGGCTTCAACGTGCCGCCGCTGGTGGCCGCGCTGCAGGTGAAGGGGCTGGCCGACCTGGCCGCCACCGCGCTCTCCCGCATCATCTACGTCTACGACGCCTTCGACGAGGTGGCCGCGCTGGCCAAGGCCAAGAACCCCGCCGCCAAGAAGGTGCTGGAGTCCTGGGCCGCCGCCGAGTGGTTCACCTCCCGCAAGGGCGTGCCCGAGACCATCACGGTGAAGGTCTTCCGCGTCGACGGCGAGATCAACACCGACGACTTCTCGCCGGCCGGCGACGCCGCCACCCGCCCGGACATCCCGCTGCACTCGCTGGCCATGGGCAAGACCAAGTTCCCGGCCGGCCTGGCCACCATCGCCGAGTACCGCGCCGCCGGCTTCGAGGTGGCCTTCGTGGGCGACGTGGTCGGCACCGGCTCGTCGCGCAAGTCGGCCTGCAACAGCGTCCAGTGGGCCATCGGCGAGGACATCCCGTTCGTGCCCAACAAGCGGAACGGCGGCGTCATCATCGGCGGCGTCATCGCCCCCATCTTCTTCAACACCGCCGAGGACTCCGGCGCGCTGCCCATCAACAAGGCCGACGTCTCCCGGCTCAAGATGGGCGACGTGGTGGTGGTGGACACCAGGCAGGGCCAGATCCGCAGCCAGGCCGGCGAGGTGCTCTCCACCTTCACGCTCTCGCCGGACTCCATCCGCGACGAGTTCCAGGCCGGCGGGCGCATCCCGCTGATCATCGGCCGCGCCCTCACCGAGCGGGCCCGCAAGGCCCTGAAGCAGGGGCCCGCCACCACCTTCGTGGTCAAGAGCAACCCGCCCGCCAAGAAGGGGCAGGGCTACACGCTGGCGCAGAAGATGGTCGGCCAGGCCTGCGGCCTGCCGGGCGCGCTGCCCGGCTGGTACGTCGAGCCGAAGATGACCACGGTGGGCTCGCAGGACACCACCGGCCCCATGACCGCCGACGAGCTCAAGGAGCTGGCCTGCCTGAAGTTCCAGGCGCCCATGGTGATGCAGTCCTTCTGCCACACGGCGGCCTACCCCAAGGCGGCCGACGTGAAGATGCACGCCTCGCTGCCGGCCTTCGTCCAGGCCCGCGGCGGCGTGGCGCTGCGGCCCGGTGACGGCGTCATCCACTCCTGGCTCAACCGGCTCCTCCTCCCCGACACGGTGGGCACCGGCGGCGACTCGCACACCCGCTTCCCCATCGGCATCAGCTTCCCGGCCGGCTCTGGCCTGGTGGCCTTCGGCGCGGCGCTCGGCTTCATGCCGCTGGAGATGCCCAAGAGCGTGCTGGTGCGCTTCACCGGGAAGCTCGCCCCCGGCATCACCCTGCGCGACGTGGTCAACGCCATCCCGCTGTGGGCCATCAAGTCGGGTGACCTGACGGTGCCGAAGAAGGGCAAGAAGAACATCTTCAACGGCGCCATCCTGGAGATGGAGGGGCTGCCCGACCTGACCGTCGAGCAGGCCTTCGAGCTGACCGACGCCGCCGCCGAGCGCTCCGCCGCGGCGGCCTGCGTGGCCCTCTCGCCCAAGACCATCGCCAACTACCTGCGCTCCAACGTGGCGCTCATGAAGAAGATGATCGCCGACGGGTACGGCGACGTGGCGGCGCTCGAGGGCCGCATCGCCGCGGTGCAGAAGTGGCTCAAGAAGCCCGAGGTGCTCAAGGCCGACAAGCACGCCGAGTACCAGAAGGTCTTCGAGATCGACCTGGGCGAGATCACCGAGCCCATCCTGGCCTGCCCCAACGACCCGGACGACGTGAAGGTGCTCTCCGAGGTGGCCGGCACCAAGATCGACGACGTCTTCCTGGGCTCCTGCATGACCAACATCGGCCACTTCCGCGCGGCCGGTGAGATCTGGAAGGGGGCCAAGTTCAACCCGGCCGTCCGCACCTGGCTCTGCCCGCCCACCCGGATGGACCAGCAGCAGCTGCGCGACGAGGCCTACTTCACCACCTATAGCGCCATCGGCGCCCGCATCGAGACGGCCGGCTGCTCGCTGTGCATGGGCAACCAGGCGCGCGTGCCCGACGCGGTGACGGTCTTCTCCACCTCGACCCGCAACTTCGACGACCGCATGGGCGCCGGGGCGAAGGTGTTCCTGGGCTCGGCGGAGCTCGGCGCCATGGCCGCCACCATGGGCAAGCTGCCCACCAAGGCGGAGTACTTCGAGGCCTTCAACGCCAAGATCGCGCCCAGGGCGGACAAGGTCTACCGGTACCTGCAGTTCGACGAGCTGCCCGAGTACCAGCCCGCGGGCGGCAAGCTCCGCGTCGTCGGCTAG